The genome window CCTCCGCTCGGAGATTTCCTTGAAGGGCTCGGCCGTGTCGAGGATGGAGACGATCTGGTCCGCCGAAAGCCCCTCGATCCCTACGAGGTCCTTGCCGAGAGAGGAGGCCGTGCGATTCAAGCGGCCGTCTTCGGGATGCGGGAGAGCTCCACGGCGAGCCGTCCATCCAGCTCGGGAACCCTCACGTCCACCCGCTGCCCGGGAAGGACCCCGACTTTCCTCCCCACGATGTCGGGCTGAATGGGGAGCTCTCGCCCCCCACGATCCACGAGGACACAGAGCATGATGCGCGAAGGGCGGCCCCAATCCATCAGCTCGTCCATGGCCGCGCGGGCAGTCCGCCCCGTGAAGAGAACGTCGTCCACGACGACGACCGTGCGGTCGTCCACCCCCTCCATCGGGAGGTTGGACTCCCCCACGACGGGGCGGGGGCCGACGGCCCCGAGGTCGTCTCGGTAGAGGGTGATGTCGAGGGCGCCGCCCGGGACCTTCGCGCCCTCTTCTTCCTCGATCAGGGAGCGGATCCGCTCGGCGAGCTCCACTCCCCGCCGTTGGATTCCGAGAAGGACCAGGCGCCCGATTCCGCTGTTCCGTTCGACGATTTCACGGGCCATCCTGGCCAGGATGCGTTCCACGCCTTCGTGGTCGAGGAGGGTGACCCGCTCGTCCTCGGTCATTCCGATCTCTCGGGTAGCAGGGGATGGATCGGCCGGCCAAAGGTAGTCGAGGCCCCGATAACTTTCCAGCCCGTCCCGAGGCCGAGAATCCGCGCCGCCCCGCCATGCTTTCGCCTTTACAATCGGGGGCCCCCGGGGCATGATGTCCCCGGCTTCCCGGCAATTCCCCAGCCCCGGCTCCCCCATGCCCCGCCGCTTTTTCCTTCTCCTTTTTCCCGCGCTCCTTCCGGGGATGGCCGGGGCCCAGGAGGTCACGAATGCGCCGGCGATCTTCGTGGACGGGATCCCCTTCACCATTGAGATCTCGGCCGCCTCCGAGGCGGAAGCGCCCTATCGAATCGAAGCGGCGGGAGGCCGAATCCTCGCGGAGGGGACGCTGGCCGCCGGAGGGTCGGAAGTGGTCGGAGACCTCCTCCTGACCGGCCGGAACGACCTCCCACTCCGCGTGATCCTGGGGCCGGAATCCCGGGAAGTGTCCGCCCCCTTCATTCCGGGGTGGTTTTCGCTCCTCCCACCCCTCGTCGCGATTCTCCTCGCCCTACTCCTCAAGGAGGTCGTGATCTCTCTCCTGGCAGGCGTCTGGCTCGGGGCGCTCGCCATCTCCGGCTTCAACCCCCTCGCGGCCAGCTGGCGCGTGGTGGACGAGTTCGTCGTGCCGGCCCTGGGCGACACGGGGGGCCAGACACAGATCGTGGTCTTCTCCCTCCTCCTCGGGGGGATGGTCGGGGTGATCACGCGAAATGGCGGGACCCGGGGAATCGTGAATCTCGTCGTGCGTTGGGCGACGACCCGAAAGAGGGGAAA of Gemmatimonadota bacterium contains these proteins:
- the pyrR gene encoding bifunctional pyr operon transcriptional regulator/uracil phosphoribosyltransferase PyrR, which gives rise to MTEDERVTLLDHEGVERILARMAREIVERNSGIGRLVLLGIQRRGVELAERIRSLIEEEEGAKVPGGALDITLYRDDLGAVGPRPVVGESNLPMEGVDDRTVVVVDDVLFTGRTARAAMDELMDWGRPSRIMLCVLVDRGGRELPIQPDIVGRKVGVLPGQRVDVRVPELDGRLAVELSRIPKTAA